The proteins below come from a single Benincasa hispida cultivar B227 chromosome 4, ASM972705v1, whole genome shotgun sequence genomic window:
- the LOC120075537 gene encoding vacuolar protein sorting-associated protein 36, whose translation MAGHFPPAAELTTSGRPVLLPNEIECSILSSVDLECDEIPTFPLLKSGIIILTTHRIVWISDSTNSSNSAVAVPLAAVNHIFSSKKGIKSMFSSPRVRFQVSFPSGGVSRLAVITIVIRGKGDHEVFVSKFWENWRARAWENDDNSKHSSSSSASGPNSTGSGGFYSSEGTVRMVGVAGILRKEQEMWENTDKSLQDAFQDLNALMSKAKEMVMLAEKMRQKLLSSTNSHSGATNDDEVASKEEIQDWLLSVGIISPVTKESAGALYHQQLSRQLADFVRTPLDIAGGMISLIDIYCLFNRARGTELISPDDLLQACLLWEKIDVPVMLRKFDSGVMVIQSKSYSDDEVLARIRTLVTKPDALQFGVSASDAARTLGIAPAMAKEHLLTAESRGLLCRDVSPEGFRFYINLFPEINSEDLYLVKDYTVYASWIKAIIANRPR comes from the exons ATGGCGGGCCACTTCCCGCCGGCAGCCGAACTGACTACCAGTGGCCGTCCGGTGCTGCTCCCAAACGAAATTGAATGCTCAATCCTCTCTTCCGTCGACCTCGAGTGCGATGAAATTCCGACTTTCCCTCTCCTAAAGTCTGGCATTATCATCCTTACCACTCATCGTATTGTCTGGATTTCTGACTCGACCAATTCCTCCAATTCCGCTGTCGCGGTGCCTCTCGCCGCTGTTAACCATATCTTTTCGTCGAAGAAGGGCATCAAATCGATGTTCTCCTCGCCCAGGGTCCGTTTCCAGGTATCGTTTCCCTCTGGCGGGGTTTCGAGATTGGCTGTGATCACGATTGTAATTAGGGGAAAGGGGGATCACGAGGTCTTTGTAAGCAAGTTTTGGGAGAACTGGCGAGCCAGGGCGTGGGAGAATGATGATAATAGTAAACATTCCAGCAGCAGTTCTGCGTCGGGGCCGAATTCTACTGGGTCTGGTGGATTCTATTCGAGTGAAGGAACGGTGAGGATGGTTGGAGTGGCGGGAATTTTGAGGAAGGAGCAAGAGATGTGGGAGAATACTGATAAGAGTTTACAAGACGCTTTCCAGGATCTAAATGCTTTAATG AGTAAAGCTAAAGAAATGGTAATGCTAGCAGAAAAGATGAGACAAAAACTTCTATCCAGTACAAATTCACATAgtggtgctacaaacgatgatGAAGTAGCTTCAAAAGAAGAAATACAAGATTGGTTGTTGAGTGTTGGTATCATTTCCCCTGTGACGAAAGAGTCGGCTGGTGCTCTTTATCATCAGCAGTTGTCTCGTCAG CTGGCAGATTTTGTTCGAACTCCACTTGATATAGCCGGTGGAATGATCAGTCTTATAGATATATACTGTCTATTCAATCGTGCTCGAGGAACAG AATTGATCTCACCAGATGATTTGTTGCAAGCATGTTTGCTTTGGGAGAAGATTGACGT TCCAGTAATGCTCCGGAAATTTGACAGTGGAGTCATGGTAATCCAGAGTAAATCCTACAGTGATGATGAG GTTCTTGCTAGAATAAGAACTCTCGTAACAAAGCCCGATGCTCTCCAATTCGGTGTTAGCGCCAGTGATGCTGCAAGGACTCTTGGGATTGCTCCAGCTATGGCCAAGGAGCATCTTTTAACAGCAGAGAGTAGAG GTTTACTGTGCAGAGATGTCAGCCCTGAAGGGTTCCGGTTTTATATTAACCTATTCCCTGAGATCAACTCAGAAGATTTATATTT GGTTAAAGATTATACAGTCTATGCCTCATGGATCAAGGCCATCATTGCTAATAG GCCGAGATAA